One Ferrimicrobium sp. genomic region harbors:
- a CDS encoding cytochrome c-type biogenesis protein CcmH, whose protein sequence is MITRPHRSRQILLVWVTLIIVAMVSIGYAVVNTPSTTAQGRIVTLEKEVRCPSCGNLAVYNSKSASSYSIADYIQHEVHAGASNQEIVDSLVASYGDTILMAPPTNGVGLFLWLLPIVVGLVLAYEVYRSLSSRSRRAEHRTRALAIATATGTVSSEAHTAPTEPMSDAVTTRETAATNAAAMDTAVGEDTPPAKSLPAEGAMAAEATATSVPVATDKPFFSRRLAQIGAALILVGVGALGTLLLTRSNSTSAPSLTQELASGETLAGLGAVKQARAEFDHVLATYPSDPTALAYVGWIDFNLAKTKSTKAEAISVLAHAATLGAYDASAQLYYGLALYYGEDKPRAAVDHLNRFLATHPSKSLVVQAYRLAKPAYLAAHRKIPNTF, encoded by the coding sequence ATGATCACACGTCCCCATCGCTCCCGGCAGATTCTTCTGGTCTGGGTCACGCTCATCATCGTTGCGATGGTCTCCATCGGTTACGCGGTGGTCAACACCCCCTCCACCACTGCGCAGGGACGCATTGTGACGCTCGAGAAGGAGGTCCGCTGTCCCTCCTGTGGCAACCTGGCCGTCTATAACTCAAAGAGCGCCTCGTCGTATTCGATAGCGGACTATATCCAACACGAAGTCCACGCCGGTGCCTCGAATCAGGAGATTGTCGATTCGCTCGTCGCGAGCTATGGCGACACGATCCTGATGGCTCCACCCACCAATGGTGTAGGTCTGTTCTTGTGGCTGTTGCCGATTGTTGTCGGTTTGGTCCTGGCCTACGAGGTGTATCGCAGCCTCTCATCGCGATCGAGAAGAGCGGAACATCGAACACGAGCGTTAGCGATTGCTACCGCAACGGGCACGGTATCGTCGGAGGCTCACACGGCTCCGACGGAGCCGATGAGCGATGCGGTGACCACTCGTGAGACAGCGGCTACGAATGCAGCGGCCATGGACACTGCAGTAGGAGAGGACACTCCACCAGCCAAGTCCCTGCCAGCGGAGGGGGCGATGGCGGCGGAGGCCACGGCGACCTCTGTGCCGGTGGCGACGGACAAGCCATTCTTCTCCCGTCGGCTCGCCCAAATTGGGGCAGCGCTGATCCTGGTGGGGGTCGGTGCCCTTGGAACGTTGTTGCTGACGCGATCGAACTCCACATCGGCACCGAGTCTCACCCAAGAACTCGCATCTGGGGAGACGCTGGCAGGCCTGGGAGCCGTCAAGCAGGCCCGTGCGGAGTTCGATCATGTACTCGCCACCTATCCCTCCGATCCGACCGCACTGGCCTATGTGGGATGGATCGACTTCAACCTGGCCAAAACCAAGAGCACCAAAGCGGAGGCGATCAGCGTGCTTGCTCACGCGGCAACGCTTGGTGCCTACGATGCCAGTGCACAGCTCTATTATGGTTTGGCGTTGTACTACGGGGAGGACAAGCCGCGTGCTGCGGTGGATCATCTCAACCGTTTTCTAGCGACACACCCGAGCAAATCACTGGTTGTGCAGGCCTATCGCCTCGCTAAACCCGCCTACCTCGCAGCGCATCGGAAGATTCCCAATACCTTTTAG